From a single Ailuropoda melanoleuca isolate Jingjing chromosome 12, ASM200744v2, whole genome shotgun sequence genomic region:
- the HPS4 gene encoding Hermansky-Pudlak syndrome 4 protein isoform X1, producing the protein MATTTSTELTSASWWNYFFLYDGSKVKEEGDPTRAGICYFYPPQTLLDQQELLCGQIAGVVRCISDISASAPALVRLRKLKFAVKVDGEFLWVLGCAVELPDISCKQFLDQLIGVFNFYNGPVSLAYKNCSQEDLCAEWDTFIEQILKNTGDLHKIFSSLWNLDRTQVEPLLLLKAALILQTCQRSPHVLAGCILYKGLIVSTQLPPSLTAKVLIHPAASRHQRRPAGGGGPQERGAALPPNVRIMPVFLTEEEATSLREFPREQAASPAAAPARLQECSAQQPPYPRSTSAPTDNATGHVEPAAWMLAATPESACPDVAWPDGKGENGHLPGRDLENVKPAKWHGPARDEGPGLGYSLVKELRLPWGEEEPDLSAIHIPEAQETGTSSGYFALPSTGAPDGGSPCFEEFVRDSGDPAPEPRDAPPVVMAISSVLSPSTPEPLSQNGALEQHDALPGDSSQAPFPREDHLPGRTSRPRSWPCSDLRQRRTALPVGEQGVERCVGVHDSCSAPSGSALPESQDDNGPSTDRRDPGSAPASCMGLVPTNLYTHSVNGLVLSLLAEEPLRGDDAAIEEVHWPAEVTSAPPLQYHSSLASLNGLEVHLKETLPKDAAASPSRTYNFTHYDRIQNVLTANLPQTATPQDRRFLRAVSLMHSDFAQLPALYEMTVRNASTAVYACCSPAQETYFQQLAAAARSSGFPSPQDGAFSLPGKARQKLLKHGVNLL; encoded by the exons gtggaattattttttcctgtatgaTGGTTCAAAGGTAAAGGAAGAAGGAGATCCAACAAGAGCTGGCATTTGTTATTTCTACCCTCCTCAG ACCCTGCTCGACCAGCAGGAGTTGCTGTGTGGACAGATTGCGGGCGTCGTGCGCTGTATCTCTGACATCTCCGCCTCTGCTCCAGCCCTCGTTCGTCTGCGGAAGCTGAAGTTCGCCGTAAAGGTGGACGGAGAGTTCCTTTGG GTCCTGGGCTGTGCGGTGGAGCTCCCTGACATTAGCTGCAAGCAGTTTCTGGATCAGCTCATTGGagtctttaatttttacaatggACCTGTTTCTCTGGCTTACAAG AACTGTTCTCAGGAAGACCTGTGTGCCGAATGGGACACCTTCATTGAACAGATTCTGAAGAACACCGGCGACCTGCACAAGATATTTAGTTCCCTCTGGAACCTGGACCGAACTCAG GTGGAGCCCCTGTTGTTGCTGAAGGCAGCCCTCATCCTGCAGACCTGCCAACGCTCCCCTCACGTTCTAGCTGGCTGCATCCTCTACAAGGGACT GATTGTCAGCACCCAGCTCCCGCCCTCCCTCACGGCCAAGGTCCTGATTCACCCAGCTGCATCTCGGCACCAG AGGAGACCTGCAGGAGGGGGTGGCCCGCAGGAACGGG GAGCGGCGCTCCCCCCGAATGTCCGGATCATGCCTGTGTTCCTGACTGAAGAGGAGGCCACCAGTCTCCGCGAGTTCCCGAGGGAGCAGGCAGCTAG CCCCGCTGCAGCACCGGCCAGACTACAGGAGTGCTCGGCCCAGCAGCCTCCGTACCCTCGGAGCACCAGTGCCCCGACAGACAACGCCACTGGCCACGTGGAACCCGCGGCCTGGATGTTGGCAGCCACTCCCGAGTCTGCATGTCCTGACGTAGCATGGCCGGATGGCAAGGGGGAGAACGGGCACTTGCCTGGCCGTGATCTGGAGAACGTCAAGCCAGCAAAATGGCACGGCCCTGCCAGGGATGAGGGTCCCGGTCTTGGCTACTCCCTGGTGAAGGAACTTCGTCTgccctggggggaggaggaacCAGACTTGTCTGCCATCCACATTCCAGAAGCTCAGGAAACAGGAACATCCTCAGGTTATTTTGCCCTCCCGAGTACGGGCGCCCCAGATGGTGGCAGTCCTTGCTTTGAGGAATTTGTCAGGGACTCTGGCGACCCGGCACCCGAGCCACGTGATGCCCCACCGGTGGTCATGGCCATCAGCAGCGTCCTCTCCCCGTCCACTCCCGAGCCGCTCAGCCAGAACGGAGCCCTGGAACAGCACGATGCCCTTCCAGGGGACAGCAGCCAAGCCCCCTTTCCCAGGGAAGACCACCTCCCCGGAAGGACGAGCAGGCCTCGGTCATGGCCTTGCTCAGACTTGAGGCAGAGAAGAACCGCGCTGCCCGTGGGGGAGCAGGGCGTGGAGCGGTGTGTTGGGGTTCATGACAGCTGCTCAGCACCCAGCGGCTCAGCCTTGCCAGAGTCTCAGGACGACAACGGTCCCTCCACAGACAGAAGGGACCCAGGGTCAGCCCCAGCATCCTGTATGGGCCTCGTGCCGACGAACCTCTACACCCACAGCGTTAACGGGCTGGTGCTGTCCCTGCTGGCCGAGGAGCCACTGCGGGGCGACGATGCCGCCATCGAGGAGGTG CACTGGCCTGCTGAGGTTACGTCTGCCCCCCCTTTGCAGTACCACAGTAGCCTGGCGTCCCTGAACGGGCTGGAGGTCCACCTGAAGGAGACGCTACCCAAAGATGCGGCTGCCTCCCCCAGCAGGACGTACAACTTCACGCATTACGACCGCATCCAGAACGTGCTGACCG CGAACCTGCCACAGACGGCCACCCCCCAGGACCGCCGCTTCCTCCGGGCCGTCAGCCTCATGCACTCAGACTTTGCCCAGCTGCCTGCGCTGTACGAGATGACCGTCAG gAATGCCTCCACGGCCGTGTATGCCTGTTGCAGCCCCGCCCAGGAGACCTACTTCCAGCAGCTGGCAGCGGCGGCTCGGAGCTCCGGCTTCCCCAGCCCGCAGGACGGCGCCTTCAGCCTCCCGGGCAAAGCCAGGCAGAAACTGCTGAAGCACGGTGTGAACCTGCTGTGA
- the HPS4 gene encoding Hermansky-Pudlak syndrome 4 protein isoform X2 yields MATTTSTELTSASWWNYFFLYDGSKVKEEGDPTRAGICYFYPPQTLLDQQELLCGQIAGVVRCISDISASAPALVRLRKLKFAVKVDGEFLWVLGCAVELPDISCKQFLDQLIGVFNFYNGPVSLAYKNCSQEDLCAEWDTFIEQILKNTGDLHKIFSSLWNLDRTQVEPLLLLKAALILQTCQRSPHVLAGCILYKGLIVSTQLPPSLTAKVLIHPAASRHQRRPAGGGGPQERGAALPPNVRIMPVFLTEEEATSLREFPREQAASPAAAPARLQECSAQQPPYPRSTSAPTDNATGHVEPAAWMLAATPESACPDVAWPDGKGENGHLPGRDLENVKPAKWHGPARDEGPGLGYSLVKELRLPWGEEEPDLSAIHIPEAQETGTSSGYFALPSTGAPDGGSPCFEEFVRDSGDPAPEPRDAPPVVMAISSVLSPSTPEPLSQNGALEQHDALPGDSSQAPFPREDHLPGRTSRPRSWPCSDLRQRRTALPVGEQGVERCVGVHDSCSAPSGSALPESQDDNGPSTDRRDPGSAPASCMGLVPTNLYTHSVNGLVLSLLAEEPLRGDDAAIEEVYHSSLASLNGLEVHLKETLPKDAAASPSRTYNFTHYDRIQNVLTANLPQTATPQDRRFLRAVSLMHSDFAQLPALYEMTVRNASTAVYACCSPAQETYFQQLAAAARSSGFPSPQDGAFSLPGKARQKLLKHGVNLL; encoded by the exons gtggaattattttttcctgtatgaTGGTTCAAAGGTAAAGGAAGAAGGAGATCCAACAAGAGCTGGCATTTGTTATTTCTACCCTCCTCAG ACCCTGCTCGACCAGCAGGAGTTGCTGTGTGGACAGATTGCGGGCGTCGTGCGCTGTATCTCTGACATCTCCGCCTCTGCTCCAGCCCTCGTTCGTCTGCGGAAGCTGAAGTTCGCCGTAAAGGTGGACGGAGAGTTCCTTTGG GTCCTGGGCTGTGCGGTGGAGCTCCCTGACATTAGCTGCAAGCAGTTTCTGGATCAGCTCATTGGagtctttaatttttacaatggACCTGTTTCTCTGGCTTACAAG AACTGTTCTCAGGAAGACCTGTGTGCCGAATGGGACACCTTCATTGAACAGATTCTGAAGAACACCGGCGACCTGCACAAGATATTTAGTTCCCTCTGGAACCTGGACCGAACTCAG GTGGAGCCCCTGTTGTTGCTGAAGGCAGCCCTCATCCTGCAGACCTGCCAACGCTCCCCTCACGTTCTAGCTGGCTGCATCCTCTACAAGGGACT GATTGTCAGCACCCAGCTCCCGCCCTCCCTCACGGCCAAGGTCCTGATTCACCCAGCTGCATCTCGGCACCAG AGGAGACCTGCAGGAGGGGGTGGCCCGCAGGAACGGG GAGCGGCGCTCCCCCCGAATGTCCGGATCATGCCTGTGTTCCTGACTGAAGAGGAGGCCACCAGTCTCCGCGAGTTCCCGAGGGAGCAGGCAGCTAG CCCCGCTGCAGCACCGGCCAGACTACAGGAGTGCTCGGCCCAGCAGCCTCCGTACCCTCGGAGCACCAGTGCCCCGACAGACAACGCCACTGGCCACGTGGAACCCGCGGCCTGGATGTTGGCAGCCACTCCCGAGTCTGCATGTCCTGACGTAGCATGGCCGGATGGCAAGGGGGAGAACGGGCACTTGCCTGGCCGTGATCTGGAGAACGTCAAGCCAGCAAAATGGCACGGCCCTGCCAGGGATGAGGGTCCCGGTCTTGGCTACTCCCTGGTGAAGGAACTTCGTCTgccctggggggaggaggaacCAGACTTGTCTGCCATCCACATTCCAGAAGCTCAGGAAACAGGAACATCCTCAGGTTATTTTGCCCTCCCGAGTACGGGCGCCCCAGATGGTGGCAGTCCTTGCTTTGAGGAATTTGTCAGGGACTCTGGCGACCCGGCACCCGAGCCACGTGATGCCCCACCGGTGGTCATGGCCATCAGCAGCGTCCTCTCCCCGTCCACTCCCGAGCCGCTCAGCCAGAACGGAGCCCTGGAACAGCACGATGCCCTTCCAGGGGACAGCAGCCAAGCCCCCTTTCCCAGGGAAGACCACCTCCCCGGAAGGACGAGCAGGCCTCGGTCATGGCCTTGCTCAGACTTGAGGCAGAGAAGAACCGCGCTGCCCGTGGGGGAGCAGGGCGTGGAGCGGTGTGTTGGGGTTCATGACAGCTGCTCAGCACCCAGCGGCTCAGCCTTGCCAGAGTCTCAGGACGACAACGGTCCCTCCACAGACAGAAGGGACCCAGGGTCAGCCCCAGCATCCTGTATGGGCCTCGTGCCGACGAACCTCTACACCCACAGCGTTAACGGGCTGGTGCTGTCCCTGCTGGCCGAGGAGCCACTGCGGGGCGACGATGCCGCCATCGAGGAGGTG TACCACAGTAGCCTGGCGTCCCTGAACGGGCTGGAGGTCCACCTGAAGGAGACGCTACCCAAAGATGCGGCTGCCTCCCCCAGCAGGACGTACAACTTCACGCATTACGACCGCATCCAGAACGTGCTGACCG CGAACCTGCCACAGACGGCCACCCCCCAGGACCGCCGCTTCCTCCGGGCCGTCAGCCTCATGCACTCAGACTTTGCCCAGCTGCCTGCGCTGTACGAGATGACCGTCAG gAATGCCTCCACGGCCGTGTATGCCTGTTGCAGCCCCGCCCAGGAGACCTACTTCCAGCAGCTGGCAGCGGCGGCTCGGAGCTCCGGCTTCCCCAGCCCGCAGGACGGCGCCTTCAGCCTCCCGGGCAAAGCCAGGCAGAAACTGCTGAAGCACGGTGTGAACCTGCTGTGA